In Meiothermus ruber DSM 1279, the following proteins share a genomic window:
- a CDS encoding ABC transporter permease, whose amino-acid sequence MNLRTRDTLIAAGASVGLFVLWELSVRLFKIPPFVLPAPSQAIASLLPVWGVVLGHAWQTLWTTLAGFGIAVVAGVLLGAAVGTSKPLNLALYPILVGFNSVPKAALVPVLVLWFGIGTVPAILTAFLISFFPIVVNVATGLASVPPELREVLRVLGSSRLEAFTRVSIPFSMPYFFASLKVAITLAFVGAVISEIAASQKGIGYLMTSASSQFNVPLVFGGLLLIAIMGIALYAVFAILERRLVGWAYRGQNA is encoded by the coding sequence ATGAACCTCCGCACCCGCGACACCCTGATTGCCGCCGGGGCGAGTGTGGGCTTGTTTGTGCTGTGGGAGCTCTCGGTGCGGCTCTTCAAGATTCCGCCCTTTGTGCTGCCCGCCCCCTCGCAGGCCATCGCGTCGCTGCTGCCGGTCTGGGGGGTGGTGCTGGGCCACGCCTGGCAGACCCTCTGGACGACCCTGGCCGGTTTTGGGATTGCGGTGGTGGCCGGGGTGCTGCTAGGGGCGGCGGTGGGCACCTCCAAGCCCCTGAACCTGGCCCTGTATCCCATCCTGGTGGGCTTCAACAGCGTGCCCAAGGCGGCTCTGGTGCCGGTGCTGGTGCTGTGGTTTGGCATCGGGACGGTGCCGGCCATCCTAACCGCTTTTCTAATCTCGTTTTTCCCCATCGTGGTGAACGTGGCTACCGGGCTGGCCTCGGTGCCGCCGGAGCTGCGGGAGGTGTTGCGGGTGCTGGGCTCGAGCCGCCTCGAGGCCTTTACCAGGGTCTCTATTCCCTTCTCCATGCCCTACTTCTTCGCTTCGCTCAAGGTGGCCATCACCCTGGCCTTTGTGGGCGCGGTCATCTCCGAGATCGCCGCCTCGCAAAAGGGCATCGGCTACCTGATGACCTCGGCCAGCTCGCAGTTCAACGTGCCGCTGGTCTTTGGTGGGCTCTTGCTCATCGCAATCATGGGCATCGCGCTCTATGCGGTATTTGCCATTTTGGAGCGCCGCCTGGTGGGCTGGGCCTACCGCGGCCAGAACGCATAA
- the uraD gene encoding 2-oxo-4-hydroxy-4-carboxy-5-ureidoimidazoline decarboxylase translates to MNLEAVNLLSKEAFVEQVGWVFEHSPWIAEQAWAQRPWASLEALQQSLVQVVRQAPKEAQLALLRAHPDLGSRARMAPASAAEQKGAGLDALSPAEFERIQALNRAYTKKFGFPFILAVRGKTKADILQAMEQRLHNPSDVEFQTALEEVFKIAYFRLTDLLR, encoded by the coding sequence ATGAACCTTGAAGCAGTAAATCTTCTCTCCAAAGAAGCCTTTGTCGAACAGGTGGGCTGGGTCTTCGAGCACTCGCCCTGGATCGCCGAGCAGGCCTGGGCGCAACGGCCCTGGGCCAGCCTCGAGGCCCTGCAGCAAAGCCTGGTGCAGGTGGTGCGGCAGGCCCCCAAGGAGGCCCAGCTCGCCCTCCTGCGGGCCCACCCCGACCTGGGCAGCCGCGCCCGCATGGCCCCCGCCTCGGCGGCGGAGCAGAAGGGGGCTGGCCTGGATGCCCTCTCCCCCGCCGAGTTCGAGCGCATCCAGGCCCTGAACCGGGCCTACACCAAGAAGTTCGGCTTCCCCTTCATCCTGGCGGTGCGGGGCAAAACCAAAGCCGATATCTTGCAGGCCATGGAGCAGAGGCTCCACAACCCATCGGACGTTGAGTTTCAGACAGCCCTGGAGGAAGTCTTCAAAATTGCCTATTTCCGGCTGACCGATCTGCTGAGATAG
- the uraH gene encoding hydroxyisourate hydrolase, whose product MARLSTHVLDTAHGRPAAGLDLELYRIGPAGERTLVTAARTNADGRTDTPLLSGETIPVGLYELVFHVAAYFKAQGVPLPDPPFLDEVPIRFGIAEARGHYHVPLLISPYGYSTYRGS is encoded by the coding sequence ATGGCACGCCTCTCAACCCATGTGCTGGACACCGCCCACGGCCGCCCCGCGGCGGGGCTCGACCTCGAGCTCTACCGCATCGGCCCCGCGGGCGAGCGCACCTTGGTGACCGCGGCCCGCACCAACGCCGATGGCCGTACCGATACCCCCTTGCTCTCGGGCGAGACCATCCCGGTGGGCCTGTACGAGCTGGTCTTCCACGTGGCCGCCTACTTCAAGGCCCAGGGCGTCCCCCTGCCCGACCCCCCCTTTCTGGACGAGGTGCCCATCCGCTTCGGCATCGCCGAGGCCCGAGGGCACTACCACGTACCGCTCCTCATCTCGCCCTACGGCTACAGCACCTATCGGGGTAGCTGA
- a CDS encoding M20 family metallo-hydrolase — protein MIVRPLVDQERIVRELEALAEFSDTPKPAITRILFTKPDLEARAYLKGLCEEAGLHLREDGLGNIFARWEGSAPDLPAVGTGSHFDAIPYAGMYDGTVGVLGGLEAIRSLQRSGFKPRRSIELLIFTAEEPTRFGIGCLGSRALAGVLSPDSLRELKDPEGRTLEEVRWEAGYMGRLEDVALPEGYYSAFVELHIEQGPVLEQERVPLGIVTAIAAPASLRVHLEGVGGHAGTVLMPDRRDALCAAAEIILGVEAFAKNSGSINTVATTGFCEVYPNAVNSVPSRVRLEIDIRDVEQSRRDQVIRNVIQGVEQVCTRREIKYSVQIINIDPPAKAGSDVLKALVASCSEAGVRFKLMVSRAYHDSLFMARIAPTAMLFIPCREGISHRPDEYAAPDDIARGVYVLALTLAKLSLAEEKTVAKDDPVLLDE, from the coding sequence ATGATCGTACGACCTCTGGTAGACCAAGAACGAATTGTCCGCGAACTCGAGGCCCTGGCCGAGTTTTCCGATACCCCCAAGCCGGCCATTACCCGCATTCTTTTTACCAAGCCCGACCTGGAAGCGCGGGCCTACCTCAAGGGGCTGTGCGAGGAAGCGGGTCTGCACCTACGCGAGGATGGCCTGGGCAACATCTTCGCCCGCTGGGAGGGCTCCGCGCCCGACCTGCCCGCGGTGGGCACCGGCTCCCACTTCGACGCCATCCCCTATGCCGGCATGTACGACGGCACGGTGGGCGTTCTGGGAGGACTGGAGGCCATCCGCTCCCTGCAGCGCAGCGGCTTCAAACCCCGTCGCTCGATTGAACTGCTGATTTTTACCGCCGAAGAGCCCACCCGTTTTGGCATTGGCTGCCTGGGAAGCCGGGCCCTGGCCGGGGTCTTGAGCCCCGATTCACTGCGCGAGCTCAAAGACCCGGAGGGGCGCACCCTCGAGGAGGTGCGCTGGGAGGCCGGCTATATGGGCCGCCTGGAAGACGTGGCCCTCCCCGAGGGCTACTACTCGGCTTTCGTGGAGCTGCACATCGAGCAGGGCCCGGTGCTCGAGCAGGAGCGCGTCCCGCTGGGCATCGTAACCGCCATTGCAGCCCCAGCCTCCTTGCGGGTTCACCTGGAAGGGGTGGGCGGCCATGCCGGAACCGTCCTGATGCCCGACCGGCGCGATGCGCTCTGCGCTGCTGCCGAGATTATTCTGGGTGTGGAAGCCTTCGCCAAAAACAGCGGCAGCATCAACACCGTGGCTACCACCGGCTTCTGCGAGGTCTACCCCAACGCGGTCAACAGCGTGCCCAGCCGGGTCAGGCTCGAGATCGATATCCGGGATGTCGAACAATCCCGCCGCGACCAGGTGATCCGCAACGTAATTCAAGGGGTCGAACAGGTCTGCACCCGGCGTGAGATCAAATACAGCGTGCAAATCATCAACATCGACCCACCCGCCAAAGCAGGCTCCGATGTGCTCAAAGCCCTGGTGGCCTCGTGCAGCGAGGCTGGGGTCAGGTTTAAGTTGATGGTGAGTCGGGCCTATCACGACTCCTTGTTTATGGCCCGGATTGCCCCGACCGCCATGCTCTTCATTCCCTGCCGGGAAGGCATCAGCCACCGACCAGACGAGTATGCCGCCCCCGACGATATCGCCCGGGGCGTCTATGTGCTGGCCCTCACCCTGGCCAAGCTCTCGCTGGCCGAGGAAAAGACTGTTGCCAAGGATGACCCTGTTCTGCTGGATGAATAG
- a CDS encoding allantoinase — MLDLIVRTGKLVTPEGVRQADLGIKDGQIAQIAPEISEPARQEVSAEGLHVLPGLIDVHVHFNEPGQAHWEGIATGSAALAAGGGTAFFDMPLNSLPCTLDAPSFDQKLAAMRASSHTDFALWGGLTPQNLERLPELALRGVIGFKAFMSNSGLPEFPHCDDGSLYEGMRIAARLGLPVAVHAESDALTAHFARQKQQQGQTTWRDYLDSRPVFTELEAIQRALLLAQETGCRLHIVHISSGAGVALAAEAKARGVDVSLETCPHYLAFTEEDLERLGALAKCAPPLRSGDQQTLLWNQVLQGLVDIIGSDHSPSPPEMKQGDDFFALWGGIAGVQSTLAVLLTEGWQARGLALEQIARLLATNPAQRFGLQGKGLLAEGYDADFALVDLQQTHTLKPQDLHQRHPISPYLGRRFVGVVRETWLRGQRVYALGKIEKPNEVRLLTRHL; from the coding sequence ATGCTCGATCTGATCGTGCGCACTGGAAAGCTGGTCACCCCCGAAGGGGTGCGGCAGGCCGACCTGGGGATAAAGGACGGGCAGATTGCACAGATTGCCCCGGAAATTAGCGAGCCAGCCCGGCAGGAGGTCAGCGCGGAGGGCTTGCATGTGCTGCCCGGCCTGATCGACGTGCACGTGCACTTCAACGAGCCGGGACAGGCCCACTGGGAGGGCATCGCCACCGGCAGCGCGGCCCTGGCCGCCGGCGGTGGCACGGCGTTTTTCGACATGCCGCTCAACTCGCTGCCCTGCACCCTCGATGCCCCTTCCTTCGACCAGAAGCTGGCGGCCATGCGGGCCTCCTCCCACACCGATTTCGCCCTGTGGGGGGGGCTCACCCCCCAGAACCTCGAGCGCCTGCCCGAGCTGGCCCTGCGGGGGGTGATCGGGTTCAAGGCCTTCATGTCCAACTCCGGCCTGCCGGAGTTTCCACACTGCGACGACGGCAGCCTGTACGAAGGCATGCGCATCGCCGCCCGGCTGGGCCTGCCGGTGGCCGTTCATGCCGAGTCCGACGCCCTGACCGCCCATTTTGCCCGGCAAAAGCAGCAGCAAGGCCAGACCACCTGGCGCGACTACCTGGACTCGAGGCCGGTCTTTACCGAGCTGGAGGCCATCCAGCGGGCCCTGCTGCTCGCCCAGGAAACCGGCTGCCGGCTGCACATCGTGCACATCAGCTCGGGGGCCGGGGTGGCGCTGGCCGCCGAGGCCAAAGCCAGAGGGGTGGACGTGAGCCTCGAGACCTGCCCCCACTACCTGGCCTTCACCGAGGAAGACCTCGAGCGCCTGGGAGCCCTTGCCAAGTGCGCCCCACCCCTTCGCTCCGGCGACCAGCAAACCCTGCTGTGGAACCAGGTCTTGCAGGGCTTGGTGGACATCATCGGCTCCGACCACTCCCCCAGCCCGCCCGAGATGAAACAGGGCGATGACTTTTTTGCCCTGTGGGGCGGGATTGCCGGGGTGCAGTCCACCCTGGCTGTGCTGCTAACCGAAGGCTGGCAGGCACGGGGCCTAGCCTTGGAGCAGATCGCCCGGCTGCTGGCAACCAACCCAGCGCAGCGCTTTGGCCTGCAGGGCAAGGGCCTATTGGCCGAAGGCTACGACGCCGACTTTGCCCTGGTAGACCTTCAGCAGACCCACACCCTGAAGCCCCAGGATCTGCACCAGCGACACCCCATCTCGCCCTACCTGGGCCGTCGCTTTGTGGGCGTGGTGCGGGAAACCTGGCTGCGGGGGCAGCGGGTGTATGCCCTGGGTAAGATAGAAAAGCCCAACGAGGTTCGATTGCTTACGAGGCATCTATGA
- a CDS encoding ABC transporter substrate-binding protein, whose translation MWTRGLLLALLFLTSLGLAQSRTNVRFTLDFAFQGPTAPFLLAQDKGYYSAEGLNVSIDRGFGSADAISKIAAGNYDMGFADFNSLIEFNTRNPNNQLLAVFMVYNTTPAAVFAIKGKGIARPTDLAGKTLAAPAGDAGRRLFPVFAEAVGLDASKVNFINVDVPLREPTLARGQADGITGFYFTSFLNLKNVGVKPEDLVIFKYGDYTQDLYGNAVVVRRDFAQANPQAVAAFLRALVKGFKDVIANPDEGVAAVKRRDGLINEALERERLLLALNTHVLTADSRAFGLGSVRRERVERNIRAVVKAFDLNTTLRVEQVWSERFLPPIAERRVTGPAR comes from the coding sequence ATGTGGACTCGAGGTCTGCTTCTGGCGCTGTTATTCCTCACCAGCCTGGGCCTGGCCCAGTCGCGCACCAATGTGCGCTTTACCCTGGACTTTGCTTTTCAGGGGCCCACCGCGCCTTTTTTGCTGGCCCAGGACAAGGGCTACTACAGCGCCGAGGGGCTGAACGTGAGCATTGACCGGGGTTTTGGCTCTGCCGATGCCATCAGCAAAATTGCCGCCGGCAACTACGACATGGGCTTTGCAGACTTCAATTCCCTGATCGAGTTCAACACCCGAAACCCCAACAACCAGCTCCTGGCGGTGTTCATGGTCTACAACACCACCCCCGCCGCGGTGTTTGCCATCAAGGGCAAAGGCATTGCCCGCCCCACCGACCTGGCGGGCAAAACCCTGGCCGCCCCCGCAGGCGACGCGGGCCGCCGGCTCTTCCCGGTGTTTGCCGAGGCGGTGGGCCTGGACGCTTCTAAAGTCAACTTCATCAACGTGGACGTGCCGCTGCGCGAGCCCACCCTGGCCCGCGGTCAGGCCGACGGCATCACCGGTTTTTACTTCACCTCCTTCCTCAACCTGAAAAACGTGGGGGTCAAGCCCGAGGATCTGGTCATCTTCAAGTACGGCGACTACACCCAGGATCTCTACGGCAACGCGGTGGTGGTGCGACGCGACTTCGCCCAGGCCAACCCCCAGGCGGTGGCGGCCTTTTTGCGGGCTTTGGTCAAGGGCTTCAAGGATGTGATCGCCAACCCCGACGAGGGCGTGGCGGCGGTCAAGCGGCGGGACGGGCTCATCAACGAGGCCCTCGAGCGCGAGCGGCTGCTGCTGGCCCTCAACACCCACGTCCTCACCGCCGACAGCCGGGCCTTCGGGCTGGGCTCGGTACGGCGGGAGCGGGTAGAGCGCAACATCCGCGCGGTGGTCAAAGCCTTCGACCTCAACACCACGTTGCGGGTGGAGCAGGTCTGGAGCGAGCGCTTCCTGCCCCCCATCGCCGAGCGGCGGGTCACCGGCCCGGCGCGATGA
- a CDS encoding ABC transporter ATP-binding protein, translating to MPFIELSNVSLRYDNGYLAVEGVNLSIAKGEFVALVGPSGCGKSTLLRVISGLRPPSSGQATVHGQVVRGPIAGIGMAFQNPTLMPWRTILQNILLPLEVSAKHKQQYRQNPKPYIEAARELMASVGLAGFENAHVWELSGGMQQRASLCRALIHQPEILMLDEPFSALDAFTREELWQAMQVLYMSRKPTVILVTHDLREAVYLSDTIYTMSTRPGKIAYARRVEFPRPRALELTYEDGFTHIVKELREQIGGLRTQISGLKGVGA from the coding sequence ATGCCCTTCATTGAGCTCAGCAACGTAAGCCTGCGCTACGACAACGGCTACCTGGCGGTGGAGGGGGTCAACCTCTCCATCGCTAAAGGGGAGTTCGTGGCGCTGGTGGGGCCTTCGGGCTGCGGAAAGTCTACGCTCTTGCGGGTAATCTCGGGGCTGCGCCCCCCCAGCAGCGGCCAGGCCACCGTGCACGGTCAGGTGGTGCGGGGGCCCATCGCCGGCATTGGGATGGCCTTCCAGAACCCCACCCTGATGCCCTGGCGCACCATCCTGCAAAACATTCTATTGCCGCTCGAGGTCTCGGCAAAGCACAAGCAGCAGTACCGGCAGAACCCCAAGCCCTACATCGAGGCAGCCCGCGAGCTGATGGCCTCGGTGGGCCTCGCCGGTTTCGAGAACGCGCACGTCTGGGAGCTTTCGGGCGGGATGCAGCAGCGGGCCAGCCTGTGCCGGGCGCTCATCCATCAGCCCGAAATTCTGATGCTCGACGAGCCCTTCTCGGCGCTCGACGCCTTTACCCGCGAGGAGCTGTGGCAGGCCATGCAGGTGCTCTACATGAGCCGCAAGCCCACGGTAATTCTGGTTACCCACGACCTGCGCGAGGCGGTGTACCTCTCCGACACCATCTACACCATGAGCACCCGCCCCGGCAAAATCGCCTATGCCCGCCGGGTGGAGTTTCCCCGCCCCAGGGCCCTCGAGCTCACCTACGAAGACGGGTTTACCCACATCGTCAAGGAATTGCGCGAACAGATCGGGGGCCTGCGCACCCAGATCAGCGGCCTGAAGGGGGTGGGCGCATGA
- a CDS encoding urate hydroxylase PuuD has translation MNPLHQDRLRIVKWPWVLALLAIFAVAVALTLANGWQAHAREWLNLVVRWLHIIYGVAWIGASFYFIFLENALERQGVRAELSGNIWAIHGGGIYYLEKYKTAPKELPRYLHWFKWDAYLTWVTGFLLLIIVYYADPRTILLAPGSTLPGWAAIAIAIASLVAAWLVYVGLSSTQLLYRPALFLLVGGVLVALAAYLLGQVFSGRGTFMHIGAMLGTIMAANVFFVIIPSQKKLVRAAQRGEALDPNFVAWVQLRSRHNNYLTLPVLFTMIAHHFPMTYNNGANWLILILLFVAGVAVRHFINVTEKEHHKTLTEGGAMPYLLVLAAALLLGAFYLTAPRQSPEAQGQPAVTFAEVQAIIAAHCQMCHAARPTQPGFASAPGGVVLETPEQIVGYAQKIKQVSVDTQYMPLMVPGVPPMTPEQRARLGAWVAQGAPGP, from the coding sequence ATGAACCCCCTCCACCAAGACCGACTGCGAATCGTTAAGTGGCCCTGGGTGCTGGCCCTCCTGGCTATCTTCGCCGTGGCGGTGGCCCTCACCCTGGCGAACGGCTGGCAGGCCCACGCCCGGGAGTGGCTCAACCTGGTGGTGCGCTGGCTGCACATCATCTACGGCGTCGCCTGGATTGGGGCCAGCTTCTACTTCATCTTTCTGGAGAACGCCCTCGAGCGCCAGGGTGTGCGGGCCGAGCTTTCCGGCAACATCTGGGCCATCCACGGCGGCGGCATCTACTACCTGGAGAAGTACAAAACCGCCCCCAAAGAGCTGCCCCGATACCTGCACTGGTTCAAGTGGGATGCCTACCTCACCTGGGTTACGGGCTTCTTGCTGCTCATCATCGTCTACTATGCCGATCCCCGCACCATCCTGCTGGCCCCCGGCAGCACCCTGCCAGGCTGGGCGGCCATCGCGATTGCTATTGCAAGCCTGGTAGCGGCCTGGCTGGTTTACGTGGGGCTTTCCAGCACCCAACTGCTCTACCGCCCGGCTTTGTTTTTGCTGGTGGGTGGGGTGCTGGTCGCGCTGGCGGCTTATCTGCTGGGGCAGGTCTTCAGCGGGCGCGGCACCTTCATGCACATCGGGGCCATGCTGGGCACCATCATGGCGGCCAACGTGTTTTTTGTGATCATCCCCTCACAAAAAAAGCTGGTGCGGGCCGCGCAACGGGGCGAGGCCCTCGACCCCAACTTTGTGGCCTGGGTGCAGCTTCGCTCCCGCCACAACAACTACCTCACCCTGCCGGTGCTTTTCACCATGATCGCCCACCACTTCCCCATGACCTATAACAACGGGGCCAACTGGCTCATCCTGATCCTGCTCTTCGTGGCCGGGGTGGCGGTGCGGCACTTCATCAACGTGACCGAGAAAGAGCACCACAAAACCCTGACGGAAGGTGGGGCCATGCCCTACCTGCTGGTGCTGGCGGCGGCTTTGCTCCTGGGGGCTTTCTACCTGACCGCCCCGCGCCAGAGCCCCGAAGCCCAGGGCCAGCCGGCGGTAACCTTTGCCGAGGTGCAGGCCATCATCGCCGCACACTGCCAGATGTGCCACGCGGCCCGCCCCACCCAGCCGGGCTTTGCCTCGGCGCCGGGGGGGGTGGTGCTCGAGACCCCCGAGCAGATCGTGGGGTATGCCCAGAAAATCAAGCAGGTTTCGGTGGACACCCAGTACATGCCCCTAATGGTGCCAGGGGTTCCGCCCATGACCCCCGAGCAGCGGGCCAGGCTGGGGGCCTGGGTGGCCCAGGGCGCGCCGGGGCCGTAG
- the rpmI gene encoding 50S ribosomal protein L35, producing MAKMKTHKGAKGRVKITATGKVVGKKPGKRHLNWHKSGKSRRQKGRDFTFSKGEERRVHRLMPYDV from the coding sequence ATGGCTAAGATGAAGACCCATAAGGGCGCCAAAGGCCGTGTCAAGATTACGGCTACAGGCAAAGTGGTAGGCAAAAAGCCGGGGAAGCGCCACCTCAACTGGCACAAATCGGGTAAAAGCCGCCGTCAGAAAGGGCGCGACTTTACCTTTTCGAAGGGCGAAGAGCGTCGTGTCCACCGCCTGATGCCCTACGACGTATAA
- the allE gene encoding (S)-ureidoglycine aminohydrolase, producing the protein MSLTGFTRTRVAPDHALLTPDTFVRAPLPGWKNTACIVHISPELGARFKMYTVEMEPGGSGEMTLLDIQRFAYVLEGAVALEVGEARHTLGAHRYAYLPANTPHRFEAAARARMVVFDKPYQALAGVEVPSVVLGHEPEMPSSPLLGDEALQVRLLLPDNPSFDMAVNTMTFEPGAHLSLVETHVMEHGLLFLQGGGVYRLGDHWYTVQAGDVIWMASYCPQWFGALGKTPSKYLIYKDVNRHSLELLG; encoded by the coding sequence ATGAGTCTGACCGGTTTTACCCGTACCCGCGTAGCCCCCGACCACGCCCTCCTCACCCCCGATACCTTTGTGCGGGCCCCCCTGCCCGGCTGGAAAAACACCGCCTGCATCGTACACATCTCCCCTGAGCTGGGGGCCCGCTTCAAGATGTACACGGTGGAGATGGAGCCCGGCGGCAGCGGCGAGATGACCCTGCTGGACATCCAGCGGTTTGCTTATGTGCTGGAAGGCGCGGTGGCGCTCGAGGTGGGCGAGGCCCGGCATACCCTGGGGGCCCACCGCTACGCCTACCTGCCAGCCAACACCCCCCACCGCTTCGAGGCCGCCGCGCGTGCACGGATGGTGGTATTCGACAAACCCTACCAGGCCTTAGCCGGGGTAGAAGTGCCCTCAGTGGTGCTCGGGCATGAGCCCGAGATGCCCAGCAGCCCGCTCCTGGGCGACGAGGCCCTGCAGGTGCGCCTGCTGCTGCCGGATAACCCCTCCTTTGATATGGCCGTCAACACCATGACCTTCGAGCCTGGCGCCCACCTGTCGCTGGTGGAAACCCACGTGATGGAACACGGCCTGCTCTTCCTCCAGGGGGGTGGGGTGTACCGGCTGGGCGACCACTGGTACACCGTGCAGGCCGGCGATGTCATCTGGATGGCCTCCTACTGCCCACAGTGGTTTGGGGCGCTGGGCAAAACACCCAGCAAGTACCTGATTTACAAAGACGTCAACCGCCACTCGCTCGAGCTGTTGGGCTGA
- a CDS encoding allantoate amidohydrolase translates to MNLSDTDFSQLAQEALERCLALGRLSEEAGRLTRTFLSPPMREVHRLLTAWMQELGMAVRVDAVGNLIGRYPGQTPDAPALLMGSHVDTVRDAGRFDGLLGVTLALAVVKALGGRRLSLAIEVIAFSEEEGVRFGVPFLGSKAIVGRFEPALLKLQDAEGQTVEAAIRAFGLEPAQIPQAAYDPAFVKGFLEFHIEQGPVLEALGYPLGLVEGIVGQSRLEVAFRGQAGHAGTAPMHLRKDALAGAAEWITLVEREAREEPGLVATVGMITALPGAANVIPGEVQMSLDVRHLEDDTRSQAVANLITRAQQVAQRRGLELGYQTLYEQPAVPCDPGLNRLLAQALEAQGYPVHRMVSGAGHDAMVMAALCPATMLFLRSPGGLSHHPEESVWPQDVEAALRVGLDFLHRLAAHLG, encoded by the coding sequence ATGAACCTTTCCGATACCGACTTCTCCCAACTGGCCCAGGAAGCCCTCGAGCGCTGCCTGGCCCTGGGCCGCCTATCCGAAGAGGCAGGCCGCCTGACCCGCACCTTCCTCTCCCCCCCCATGCGGGAGGTGCACCGGCTGCTCACCGCCTGGATGCAGGAGCTGGGCATGGCGGTGCGGGTGGACGCGGTGGGGAACCTGATCGGGCGCTACCCCGGCCAGACCCCCGACGCCCCGGCCCTGCTGATGGGCTCGCACGTGGACACCGTGCGGGATGCGGGCCGTTTCGATGGCCTTCTGGGGGTAACGCTGGCGCTGGCGGTGGTGAAGGCCCTGGGGGGCCGCAGGCTGTCCCTTGCCATTGAGGTGATCGCCTTCTCGGAAGAGGAGGGAGTGCGGTTTGGGGTGCCCTTTCTGGGGAGCAAGGCCATCGTCGGGCGGTTCGAGCCGGCGCTGCTAAAGCTGCAAGACGCCGAGGGTCAGACGGTCGAGGCGGCCATCCGGGCCTTTGGCTTAGAGCCCGCCCAGATTCCCCAGGCCGCCTACGACCCCGCTTTTGTCAAAGGGTTTCTGGAGTTTCACATCGAGCAGGGGCCGGTGCTGGAGGCCCTGGGGTATCCGCTGGGCCTGGTGGAGGGCATCGTGGGGCAGAGCCGGCTCGAGGTGGCCTTCCGCGGCCAGGCCGGGCATGCCGGCACCGCGCCCATGCACCTGCGCAAAGACGCCCTGGCCGGGGCCGCCGAGTGGATTACCCTGGTCGAGCGCGAGGCCCGCGAGGAGCCGGGCCTGGTGGCTACGGTGGGCATGATCACCGCATTGCCTGGGGCGGCCAACGTGATTCCGGGGGAGGTGCAGATGAGCCTGGATGTGCGCCACCTCGAGGACGATACCCGCAGCCAGGCGGTCGCCAACCTGATCACCCGGGCCCAGCAGGTGGCCCAGCGCCGGGGCCTCGAGCTTGGCTACCAGACCCTCTACGAGCAGCCCGCCGTGCCCTGCGACCCCGGCCTGAATAGGCTGCTGGCCCAGGCCTTGGAGGCCCAGGGCTACCCGGTGCACCGCATGGTCTCGGGGGCCGGGCACGATGCCATGGTAATGGCCGCACTCTGCCCCGCCACCATGCTGTTTTTGCGCAGCCCCGGCGGTCTCTCGCACCACCCGGAGGAGTCGGTCTGGCCGCAGGACGTGGAGGCCGCCTTGCGGGTGGGCCTGGACTTTTTGCACAGGCTGGCGGCCCATCTGGGTTAG
- the rplT gene encoding 50S ribosomal protein L20, with amino-acid sequence MPRAKTGVVRRRKHKAILKRAKGFYGLRSKSVRKARETLFSGAMRSFNDRRKRKGDMRRLWIVRINAAARQHGLSYSVFMHGLKKAGIELDRKILADIAVRQPEAFAELVNKARA; translated from the coding sequence ATGCCACGCGCCAAAACCGGTGTAGTTCGTCGTCGTAAGCACAAGGCAATCCTCAAACGGGCCAAGGGCTTCTACGGTTTGCGCTCCAAGAGTGTGCGCAAGGCCCGCGAGACCCTGTTTAGCGGAGCCATGCGCTCCTTCAACGACCGCCGCAAGCGTAAGGGCGATATGCGCCGCTTGTGGATTGTGCGTATCAACGCGGCTGCTCGCCAGCACGGTCTGAGCTACAGCGTGTTTATGCACGGCCTCAAGAAAGCCGGCATCGAGCTCGACCGCAAGATTCTGGCCGATATTGCCGTGCGTCAGCCCGAAGCCTTTGCCGAGCTGGTTAACAAAGCCAGGGCCTAG